One window of the Candidatus Chryseobacterium colombiense genome contains the following:
- a CDS encoding quinone-dependent dihydroorotate dehydrogenase — translation MYKSLIRPILFKFDPEEVHHFTFSMLKNFGFLTKLFFPKPVQDKRLEREVFGLKFKNPVGLAAGFDKNAVLFNELGDLGFGFVEIGTVTPRAQAGNPKKRLFRLIEDGGIINRMGFNNDGLQAAIEKLKGNKGKIIIGGNIGKNTDTAPENYTQDYLDCFEGLHPYVDYFVLNVSCPNVGSHAKLEDVEYLRELITEVKKINQSKAVQKPILLKIAPDLNNNQLDEIIELIAETKIDGIVVSNTSVNREGLKTSPEVLAQIGNGGLSGKPIRERSTKMIKYLSDKSNRAFPIIGVGGIHSAKDAIEKLDAGATLVQLYTGFIYEGPGLINDINKEVLKRASRLPK, via the coding sequence ATGTACAAATCGCTCATTCGTCCAATTCTTTTCAAATTCGATCCTGAAGAAGTCCATCACTTTACTTTTTCAATGTTAAAGAATTTTGGATTCCTCACTAAATTATTTTTCCCAAAACCTGTTCAAGATAAACGTCTGGAAAGAGAAGTTTTTGGATTGAAATTTAAAAATCCGGTAGGATTGGCCGCTGGTTTTGATAAAAATGCAGTTTTATTTAATGAACTGGGAGACTTAGGTTTTGGATTTGTAGAAATTGGAACGGTAACTCCGAGAGCGCAGGCTGGAAACCCAAAGAAAAGATTATTCAGATTGATTGAAGACGGCGGAATCATCAACAGAATGGGCTTTAATAATGATGGACTACAAGCTGCGATTGAAAAACTGAAAGGCAACAAAGGAAAAATCATTATTGGAGGGAACATCGGAAAAAATACAGATACAGCTCCTGAAAACTATACACAGGATTACCTGGATTGTTTTGAAGGACTTCATCCTTACGTAGATTATTTCGTGCTGAATGTAAGCTGTCCAAATGTAGGAAGTCACGCTAAATTGGAAGACGTAGAATATCTTCGCGAACTGATTACTGAAGTTAAAAAGATCAACCAGTCGAAAGCTGTACAGAAGCCGATTTTACTGAAAATAGCTCCGGATTTGAATAACAATCAATTAGACGAAATTATTGAACTGATCGCTGAAACGAAAATCGACGGAATTGTAGTTTCCAATACCTCAGTAAACAGGGAAGGGCTGAAAACATCTCCTGAAGTTCTGGCACAAATTGGAAACGGTGGCTTAAGCGGAAAACCGATTCGTGAGAGAAGTACAAAAATGATCAAATATCTTTCTGATAAAAGCAACAGAGCATTTCCGATCATCGGAGTGGGCGGAATTCATTCTGCAAAAGACGCGATTGAAAAACTGGACGCAGGCGCAACTTTAGTTCAGCTATACACAGGCTTCATTTATGAAGGTCCGGGACTAATTAATGATATCAATAAAGAGGTTTTAAAAAGAGCAAGCCGTTTACCAAAATAA
- a CDS encoding glycine--tRNA ligase, whose amino-acid sequence MAKQEDVFKKVISHAKEYGFIFPSSEIYDGLSAVYDYGQNGAELKNNIKQYWWKAMVQLNENIVGIDSAILMHPTTWKASGHVDAFNDPLIDNKDSKKRFRADVLVEDYCAKIEDKENKEIEKAAKRFGESFDKDQFVATNPKVLEYRAKREAILSRLAKSLENEDLADVKALIEELEIADPDTGSKNWTEVRQFNLMFGTKLGASADSAMDLYLRPETAQGIFVNFLNVQKTSRHRLPFGIAQIGKAFRNEIVARQFIFRMREFEQMEMQFFVAPGTELEFYEQWKQKRLNWHRALGLGDENYRFHDHEKLAHYANAAADIEFNFPFGFKELEGIHSRTDFDLKAHEEFSGRKLQFFDPERNENYVPYVVETSVGLDRLFLSIFSHCLRDETLEDGSERTVLSLPPALAPIKAAILPLMKKDGLAEYAEKIFNDLKYDFNLFYEEKDAIGKRYRRQDAIGTPYCITIDHDSLTDHTVTIRDRDTMVQERVPVSELRRIIDEKTSFRNLLSKI is encoded by the coding sequence ATGGCAAAGCAAGAAGATGTTTTCAAGAAAGTGATTTCTCACGCTAAAGAATACGGTTTTATTTTCCCTTCGAGTGAGATCTACGATGGTTTATCCGCTGTTTATGATTATGGACAAAACGGTGCCGAATTAAAAAATAATATCAAACAATATTGGTGGAAAGCGATGGTACAGCTTAACGAAAATATTGTCGGCATTGATTCAGCAATTTTGATGCACCCTACAACATGGAAGGCATCAGGCCACGTAGACGCTTTCAACGATCCATTGATTGATAATAAAGATTCCAAAAAACGTTTCAGAGCGGACGTTTTAGTAGAAGATTACTGTGCTAAAATTGAAGATAAAGAAAACAAAGAGATCGAAAAAGCAGCGAAGAGATTCGGTGAGTCTTTCGATAAAGATCAGTTTGTTGCAACGAATCCAAAAGTATTGGAATACAGAGCAAAAAGAGAAGCTATTCTTTCAAGACTGGCAAAATCTTTAGAAAATGAAGATCTTGCTGATGTAAAAGCTTTGATTGAAGAATTGGAAATTGCAGATCCGGATACCGGTTCTAAAAACTGGACGGAAGTAAGACAATTTAATTTGATGTTCGGAACTAAATTGGGGGCTTCTGCAGATTCTGCAATGGATCTTTATTTGAGACCGGAAACAGCTCAGGGGATTTTCGTTAACTTTTTGAATGTTCAGAAAACTTCACGTCACAGACTTCCTTTTGGTATCGCACAGATCGGAAAAGCATTTAGAAATGAAATTGTTGCAAGGCAGTTTATTTTCAGAATGCGAGAATTCGAACAAATGGAAATGCAGTTTTTCGTTGCTCCGGGGACAGAGCTTGAATTCTATGAGCAGTGGAAGCAAAAACGTCTGAACTGGCATAGAGCGTTAGGTTTAGGTGATGAAAATTACAGATTCCACGATCATGAAAAACTAGCGCACTACGCAAATGCCGCAGCTGATATTGAGTTTAATTTCCCATTCGGATTTAAAGAACTGGAAGGTATCCACTCAAGAACAGATTTCGATTTGAAGGCTCATGAAGAGTTCTCTGGCAGAAAACTTCAGTTCTTCGATCCTGAAAGAAATGAAAACTATGTACCCTATGTAGTGGAAACTTCGGTAGGTTTAGACAGACTATTCCTTTCTATTTTCTCTCATTGTTTAAGAGACGAAACATTGGAAGACGGTTCAGAAAGAACGGTTTTATCTTTACCTCCGGCTTTAGCGCCAATTAAAGCAGCTATTCTTCCATTAATGAAGAAAGATGGTTTAGCAGAATATGCAGAAAAAATCTTCAACGATCTGAAGTACGATTTTAACTTATTCTACGAAGAAAAAGATGCGATCGGAAAACGTTACAGAAGACAGGATGCGATCGGTACGCCTTACTGTATCACGATCGACCACGATTCTTTAACAGATCACACAGTAACAATTCGAGATAGAGATACTATGGTTCAGGAAAGAGTTCCGGTATCAGAATTAAGAAGAATTATCGACGAAAAGACAAGTTTCAGAAATTTACTTTCAAAAATATAA
- a CDS encoding helix-turn-helix domain-containing protein has product MSKLKEIRELQNLTQEELAESSGISVRTIQRIEAGTIPKGYTLRTLSKTLGISEDILQNIRSTETEKEHTSVQENKKETTINYSLLKIINLSSIPFIVFPPLNILVPILLMFKLKQKNMVAKQIISIQILWTIAAPIVFMLWIFLRLRGNYTLGMMVFIVLSNLFIVIRNTIEIDRKQKLHYKLKFNMI; this is encoded by the coding sequence ATGTCAAAACTAAAAGAAATACGGGAGCTTCAGAACCTGACTCAGGAAGAGTTGGCAGAAAGCTCCGGTATTTCTGTAAGAACAATACAAAGAATAGAAGCCGGAACAATCCCTAAAGGATATACACTTCGAACGTTATCAAAAACCTTGGGAATTTCGGAAGATATTCTTCAAAATATCCGAAGCACAGAAACTGAAAAAGAGCATACTTCAGTTCAGGAAAATAAGAAGGAAACAACAATCAATTATTCCTTACTCAAAATCATCAATCTTTCATCGATTCCTTTTATAGTATTTCCGCCATTAAATATTTTGGTGCCCATTCTTCTGATGTTTAAACTGAAGCAAAAAAATATGGTAGCCAAACAGATCATTTCCATTCAGATTCTCTGGACAATTGCCGCACCTATCGTTTTCATGTTATGGATCTTTCTGAGACTTAGAGGAAACTATACTTTAGGAATGATGGTATTCATTGTTCTATCCAATTTATTTATTGTCATTCGAAACACAATTGAAATTGACAGAAAGCAAAAGCTTCATTACAAACTGAAATTCAACATGATATAA
- a CDS encoding PaaI family thioesterase, translating into MDRVEQLKQFIGKEFTASPSPFMRWLNPIVISAEKGQLEFQYTVRPEWLNPMGNLHGGVTAAIFDDVIGATMFSLNEKNFIVTINNSIDYFSTAKENDNIVAETKIIKRGKQFVNAECEIWNADKTRLIARGTSNLFKINN; encoded by the coding sequence ATGGACAGAGTAGAACAATTAAAGCAATTCATCGGAAAAGAATTCACAGCCTCACCTTCTCCGTTCATGAGATGGCTGAATCCGATCGTAATTTCTGCAGAGAAAGGACAACTGGAGTTTCAATATACGGTAAGACCGGAGTGGCTGAATCCAATGGGAAATCTTCATGGTGGAGTTACCGCTGCAATTTTTGATGACGTAATTGGGGCCACCATGTTTTCTTTAAATGAAAAAAACTTTATCGTAACGATAAATAACAGCATCGATTATTTTTCAACGGCAAAAGAAAATGATAATATTGTAGCTGAAACAAAAATCATCAAAAGAGGAAAGCAATTTGTGAATGCAGAATGCGAAATATGGAATGCAGACAAAACACGATTAATTGCACGAGGAACCTCTAATTTATTCAAAATTAATAACTAG
- a CDS encoding pseudouridine synthase — protein sequence MLEILYRDEHLIAINKPSGLLVHKSFYAGEADTYAIQELRKQIGQKVYPIHRLDRKTSGVLLFTLDKETLRIMSDQFASREVEKKYIAILRGWAKEEETIDYDLINENEVKQNAVTYYHRLQTSEIDLPFLKHQTSRYCLVEAIPETGRFHQLRKHFKHILHPILGCRKHGCNKQNKLWLHTFGINKMTLHAHQLIFNHPISNERIMINATIDDEFKRVGDILKFDLSSYS from the coding sequence ATGTTAGAAATTCTTTATCGCGATGAACATCTTATTGCCATCAATAAACCCAGCGGATTATTGGTTCACAAATCCTTTTATGCTGGAGAGGCCGATACGTACGCTATTCAGGAATTGAGAAAACAGATCGGGCAAAAAGTTTATCCCATACATCGATTGGACCGGAAAACTTCGGGCGTATTGTTGTTTACTTTAGATAAAGAGACGCTAAGAATTATGAGCGACCAGTTTGCATCAAGAGAAGTTGAGAAGAAATATATTGCCATTCTTCGTGGTTGGGCAAAGGAAGAAGAAACCATTGATTATGACTTAATTAACGAAAATGAAGTCAAACAAAATGCAGTCACTTATTATCATCGTCTGCAGACTTCAGAGATAGATTTACCTTTTTTAAAACATCAGACTTCAAGATATTGTCTGGTAGAAGCGATTCCTGAAACGGGAAGATTTCATCAATTGAGGAAACATTTTAAACATATTTTACATCCGATTTTAGGCTGTCGGAAACATGGCTGTAACAAACAGAATAAATTGTGGTTGCACACATTTGGTATCAACAAAATGACGCTTCACGCTCATCAATTAATATTTAATCATCCGATTTCTAATGAAAGAATTATGATAAATGCCACTATAGATGATGAGTTTAAAAGAGTGGGGGATATTTTGAAGTTTGATCTGAGTTCTTATTCTTAA
- a CDS encoding DUF445 domain-containing protein — translation MNDEAKRKQLRKYKAFATGLFLLMAAVFIMTTILQKSNDSHWIGYVRAFSEAAMVGALADWFAVTALFRHPLGLPIPHTNLIENSKEKLGDNLGSFVVNNFLSPQNIRPYIQKLKVSGFVGEWLVKEKNQDILIKNLSDIVLDILNKLDDSEVSHFISKKVSEMTDTIKLNVILGNGITYLLDKNDHQKIITNLSSQIKNYILENDEMIQKRVKKGSYSFIPAFVDNKIADKIASGLSDFFKEVEEDPNHEIRALVTRKIYDFSNELKQDPKWEDEFATIKNDLLKGNKLDEYSNDIWISIKNTLKKELQEDQSSLKNYISKNLNEFSQNLKTDEILQNKIDHWIRVTAYKYILKNTHQFGNLISSTVGNWQGKELSEKLELEVGKDLQFIRVNGTLVGGLVGLIIYTISHFFL, via the coding sequence ATGAATGATGAAGCCAAAAGAAAACAGTTAAGAAAATATAAAGCATTCGCCACCGGATTATTTCTGTTGATGGCGGCCGTTTTTATCATGACCACGATCCTACAGAAATCCAACGATTCTCATTGGATCGGTTACGTCCGTGCTTTTTCCGAAGCAGCAATGGTAGGTGCTTTGGCAGATTGGTTTGCGGTTACAGCACTGTTCCGTCATCCTCTTGGATTGCCCATTCCACATACGAATTTAATTGAAAACAGTAAGGAAAAACTGGGTGACAATCTGGGAAGTTTTGTAGTGAATAATTTTCTCTCACCTCAGAATATCCGTCCTTATATCCAGAAATTAAAAGTTTCGGGTTTTGTAGGTGAATGGCTCGTAAAAGAAAAAAACCAGGACATCTTAATTAAAAACCTTTCAGATATTGTTTTAGATATTTTAAACAAGCTTGATGATTCTGAAGTAAGCCATTTCATCAGCAAAAAGGTTTCGGAAATGACGGATACAATTAAATTAAATGTCATTCTCGGAAATGGAATCACCTATCTTTTAGACAAAAACGATCATCAGAAAATCATCACCAACCTTTCGTCACAGATCAAAAATTATATTCTTGAAAATGACGAAATGATTCAGAAGCGCGTAAAAAAAGGAAGCTATTCCTTTATTCCGGCTTTTGTTGACAATAAAATTGCTGATAAAATTGCGAGCGGACTTTCAGATTTTTTTAAAGAAGTGGAAGAAGATCCCAACCATGAAATCAGAGCTTTGGTTACCCGAAAAATTTATGATTTCTCCAACGAACTCAAACAGGATCCGAAGTGGGAAGATGAATTTGCAACCATTAAAAATGACCTTTTAAAAGGCAATAAACTTGATGAATATTCAAATGACATCTGGATTTCCATTAAAAACACATTGAAAAAAGAATTACAGGAAGACCAGTCTTCTTTAAAAAATTATATTTCAAAAAATCTGAACGAATTTTCGCAAAACCTAAAAACTGACGAAATCCTTCAGAATAAAATCGATCACTGGATTCGCGTAACCGCTTATAAATATATCCTGAAAAACACCCATCAGTTCGGAAACCTCATCAGTTCAACCGTTGGAAACTGGCAGGGAAAAGAATTAAGCGAAAAACTGGAGCTGGAAGTTGGAAAAGATCTTCAATTCATCAGGGTTAATGGGACTTTAGTTGGCGGACTGGTTGGATTGATTATTTATACAATTTCGCATTTTTTCCTCTGA
- the fabF gene encoding beta-ketoacyl-ACP synthase II, with translation MKRVVITGLGAVTPLGNNVEEFWQNSINGISGANKITHFDTEKFKVHFACEVKNFDPKVHLTHNEIKRSDLFSQYAMYSTTEALKDSGLELENMDPFDTGVIWGTGQGGMWTFESEVMEFTKGDGTPRFNPFFVPKFIANMASGMISMKFGLQGINYTTISACATGNTALMDAFNYIRLGKAKVIVSGGSEAAITPASIGGFSIMKAMSTRNDDFATASRPYDAERDGFVMGEGAGALILEEYEHAKARGAKIYAELVGAAMTADAYHMTAPHPDGVGAIKAMQLALKEAGINTEDIDYINPHATSTPMGDLVELNGINKLFKGDKNLDISATKSMTGHLLGAAGAAEAILSIKAIENGIIPPTINLHKIDENIPKDINIVFGEAKEKNINYALSNAFGFGGHNATLIFKKFS, from the coding sequence ATGAAAAGAGTTGTCATTACAGGACTTGGTGCAGTGACGCCATTGGGAAATAATGTCGAAGAATTTTGGCAAAACAGTATAAACGGGATAAGCGGAGCTAATAAAATCACCCATTTCGATACAGAAAAATTTAAAGTACACTTTGCCTGTGAGGTTAAGAATTTTGATCCTAAAGTTCATTTAACACACAACGAAATCAAAAGAAGCGATCTTTTTTCACAATACGCTATGTATTCAACTACGGAGGCACTGAAAGATTCAGGTCTTGAGTTAGAAAATATGGATCCGTTTGACACAGGAGTGATCTGGGGAACCGGACAAGGCGGAATGTGGACTTTCGAAAGCGAAGTAATGGAATTTACTAAAGGTGACGGAACACCCCGTTTTAATCCTTTTTTCGTCCCTAAATTTATCGCCAATATGGCTTCGGGAATGATTTCCATGAAGTTCGGTCTTCAGGGAATTAACTACACTACTATTTCAGCTTGTGCTACTGGAAATACAGCATTAATGGATGCTTTCAACTATATCAGATTAGGAAAAGCAAAAGTGATCGTAAGCGGTGGTTCTGAGGCCGCCATTACTCCTGCTTCAATCGGAGGTTTCTCCATTATGAAAGCAATGTCTACCCGAAATGATGATTTCGCAACCGCAAGCCGACCTTACGATGCAGAAAGAGACGGATTCGTAATGGGAGAAGGCGCAGGAGCCTTAATTTTAGAAGAATATGAACATGCCAAAGCAAGAGGTGCAAAAATCTATGCAGAACTGGTAGGAGCAGCAATGACAGCCGATGCATACCACATGACAGCACCTCATCCAGATGGAGTCGGAGCCATAAAAGCGATGCAATTGGCGTTAAAGGAAGCAGGAATCAACACAGAAGATATTGACTATATTAATCCTCATGCAACGTCCACTCCGATGGGAGATTTGGTTGAGCTCAATGGTATTAATAAATTATTTAAAGGAGATAAAAATCTTGACATCAGTGCTACAAAATCAATGACAGGTCACTTATTGGGAGCAGCAGGAGCGGCAGAGGCTATTCTTTCCATTAAAGCTATTGAAAACGGAATTATTCCGCCAACGATTAACCTTCATAAGATTGATGAAAATATTCCTAAAGATATCAATATCGTTTTTGGAGAAGCTAAAGAAAAGAATATCAACTATGCATTGAGTAATGCATTTGGATTTGGAGGACATAATGCAACTTTGATCTTTAAAAAGTTTTCTTAA
- the msrB gene encoding peptide-methionine (R)-S-oxide reductase MsrB — MENQAKNNPYYSRTDRTKLDIPNEEWEKVLAPDVYAIAREAATERPFTGKYNDFDELGDYYCAVCGNHLFRSNTKFSSSCGWPSFFEADKEGVYYKRDTAYGMERVEVLCKRCDSHLGHVFDDGPKPTGLRYCMNSISLEFVPDSEK; from the coding sequence ATGGAAAACCAAGCAAAAAACAATCCATACTATTCCAGAACAGACCGTACAAAACTTGATATTCCGAATGAGGAGTGGGAAAAAGTCTTAGCTCCGGATGTATACGCGATCGCAAGGGAGGCCGCAACAGAAAGACCCTTCACCGGAAAGTATAATGATTTTGATGAATTGGGAGACTATTATTGTGCGGTTTGCGGAAATCATTTATTCCGTTCGAATACCAAATTTTCGAGCAGCTGCGGCTGGCCGAGTTTCTTTGAAGCTGACAAAGAAGGAGTATATTATAAAAGAGATACAGCTTACGGAATGGAAAGGGTAGAAGTGCTTTGCAAAAGATGCGATTCTCATTTGGGGCACGTGTTTGATGATGGTCCGAAACCTACAGGATTACGGTATTGTATGAATTCTATAAGCTTGGAATTTGTTCCTGATTCTGAAAAATAA
- a CDS encoding TlpA disulfide reductase family protein: MPDIYFDQQNRLTAEDFKKYKLTFIDYWSTTCAPCIKGMPEIVNLYHQYKDKNVNFITVTDEQKPNRIELTKNILKKNNADWNNFFDLNKDFQKKVNATGYPLHFIIDENGTIIARLSNDIEEASNIMKKYLQ, translated from the coding sequence ATTCCTGATATTTATTTTGATCAGCAGAATAGATTAACAGCAGAAGATTTCAAAAAGTATAAACTAACATTTATTGATTATTGGTCAACCACTTGTGCGCCCTGTATAAAAGGTATGCCTGAAATTGTAAATTTATATCATCAATACAAAGACAAAAATGTAAACTTCATTACGGTTACCGATGAGCAAAAGCCCAACAGAATAGAACTCACTAAAAATATTCTAAAGAAAAATAATGCTGACTGGAATAATTTCTTTGATCTCAATAAAGACTTCCAAAAGAAGGTAAATGCAACAGGCTATCCTCTTCATTTTATTATTGATGAAAACGGAACAATCATTGCCCGGCTCAGCAATGATATTGAAGAAGCCAGTAATATAATGAAAAAATATCTGCAATAA
- a CDS encoding murein L,D-transpeptidase catalytic domain family protein, whose translation MKGFYSVLSIVYMITTSFYLSPKKAIVTNEVSTKKVERVEDTKSEKTANTGSSSEELYKSIGFEQGHELNEEVFFKALTGFENLKKAGLLNQDSHLLTICDFSMSSNTKRLWVIDTEEKKVLFNSLVAHGKNTGEEFATNFSNTESSLQSSLGFYITDATYSGDNGYSLRLLGMDKGFNDAAYRRAIVMHGADYVSESFAAMHKRIGRSWGCPAIPRDLTQPIINTIKGRNLLFIYYPDQNYLSKSEWLKS comes from the coding sequence ATGAAAGGATTTTATAGCGTATTAAGTATTGTTTACATGATTACGACTTCATTCTATTTGTCTCCCAAAAAGGCAATTGTGACGAATGAGGTCAGTACAAAAAAAGTTGAAAGAGTAGAAGACACGAAATCTGAGAAGACGGCCAATACAGGATCTTCATCAGAAGAATTATACAAATCTATTGGATTTGAACAGGGACATGAACTTAACGAAGAAGTTTTCTTCAAAGCCTTAACTGGTTTTGAGAATTTGAAGAAAGCTGGTTTGCTTAATCAGGACTCGCATCTTCTTACGATATGCGATTTTTCTATGTCCTCCAATACCAAAAGACTTTGGGTAATTGATACTGAAGAAAAGAAAGTTTTGTTCAATTCTTTGGTTGCTCACGGGAAAAATACAGGTGAAGAATTTGCAACGAACTTTTCCAATACGGAAAGCTCGCTTCAAAGCAGCTTAGGGTTTTACATTACAGATGCAACGTATAGCGGAGACAACGGATATTCTCTTAGATTACTGGGGATGGATAAAGGTTTCAACGATGCAGCTTACAGAAGAGCAATCGTAATGCACGGTGCAGATTATGTAAGTGAATCATTTGCTGCAATGCACAAAAGAATTGGAAGAAGCTGGGGATGCCCTGCAATTCCGAGAGATTTGACACAGCCGATCATTAATACAATAAAAGGAAGAAATCTTCTCTTTATTTATTATCCTGATCAAAACTACCTTTCCAAATCGGAATGGTTGAAATCATAA